TCAAGATGACCGGCGTCAACAAATGGTACGGTGAATTCCAGGTCCTGCGCGACATCAACCTGGAAGTCGACCGCGGTGAAAAACTCGTCATCTGCGGGCCCTCAGGCTCGGGCAAATCGACGTTGATCCGCTGCATCAATAGGCTGGAGGAGCACCAGAAAGGCCAGATCATCGTCGAGGGCACGGAGCTCACCGGCGACGTCAAGAAAATCCATGAGATCCGTCGCGATGTCGGCATGGTATTCCAGCAGTTTAATCTGTTCCCACATCTCACGATCCTCCAGAACTGCATGCTTGCGCCGTTCTGGGCGAAGAAAGTGCCCAAGAAGGAAGCGGAAGAGATCGCGATGACCTATCTGCGCAAGGTCAGAATCCCCGAGCAGGCTAACAAGTATCCGGGTCAACTCTCGGGCGGGCAGCAGCAACGCGTTGCTATCGCGCGCGCTCTTTGTATGAAGCCGAAGGTCATGCTCTTTGACGAGCCCACCTCAGCGCTTGATCCGGAGATGGTGAATGAAGTGCTCGAAACCATGGTCAGTCTTGCCAACGAAGGAATGACCATGATCTGCGTCACGCACGAAATGAACTTCGCGCGCCAGGTTGCCGATCGCGTCATCTTCATGGACGGCGGCCAGATCGTCGAGATAGCGACGCCCGACGAGTTCTTCAGCAGACCCCAGCACGAACGCACAAAGCTCTTCCTCAGTCAGATCTTGCGCTGAGGAAGCAGTTGCGCACCAGACGAGAGAGCGGGGTCCAACTGCGCAATCCCATTCGCATCTCTGCGTACCGCACTGTGCGAGCTGTATACTAGCACGAATACCCCTGGACTGCTGAGAGGCGAGCCGTATCCTAGCGGTAACTGGCTCCACAAAGCGCTTTGGCAGTTATGTCGCTTGAAGAGACCTTCTCATCGGCGAAGCCGTATTTTGCCATGATCTTCTCAACCGTGCCGTCGGCCATTCGCTGCGCCAGGCTTTCATTGAAAAGATTACGAAACTCTGCATCCTCCGGCCGGAACTCAAAGGCGCCATAGGCTTTCTTTTCTCGGCCATTTTCGAGCAATCCCGTGAAGGGTGCCGCACGCTCCACACCTTTCACGTTAGGGTCCCTCAGAATACCGACAGCCGATCCACTTGCGAACAATACCGCATCAACGCGATCAGCTAGAAGCGCTCCCAGAAGAGCATCGTTGTCTGGAAAGAGCTGAATTCGATCCTTGGCAATTCCCGCGGCCACTGCATTCGGCGTGGTCGATGCGCCTCGCATGTCGCCCAATCGAACATGCGGGTCTTTTGCTACGTCTTCGTAGCTGTGGATGTTCAGAGGATTGCCCTTCTTCACCAGAACCGCATCGCCACCGGCTTGGAAGGGGTTCGAGAAGCTTACCTGTTCGCATCGCGCGGCGGTGATCACCATACCGGACGCTACGGCATCGATTCTACGCGATAGAAGGCTTGGAATCAGCGCGCCGAAATCCATGACCACGAAGTCGATCTTCTTCACGCCCAGTGAGTCCGCGACCGCCTTCAGAACCTCCGGATAGAGACCGGAAACGCTTCCATCATCTGTTTTGAATCCCCATGGCCACTTGTTGTGGACACCGATCGTGAGTTTGCCCTCGCTGGCCACCTTCTCCTTGAGGGTTTGCGCGTCTGCACCCGACGCCACAGCGCCTAATGCAACAAGCGCTATAGCTCCAACTCGTGCGGTTCTGCGGAAAATGTCCAAGATCTTCATCGGCAACCCCTATTCTCGCTTTTCAAATGCAACACTGCGAACTATCTGTGCAATTCCTCTTTGCTGCGAACAGTCACAGTTGGGCTTCGAACAGTCGACCCCAGCCATGCAAGACGTCGTGACATTCCGCCAGTCGTAGAGCATGCCAACACAAAGCTTGATTGGATGAGATGATGGATTTTCCAGTCTGGCGCTCCAGTTCGTCGATAACAGCCGCAGCACGCATCTGCGTGCAAGCGATTACGATCGTGTCTACATCCGCTCTCTCAGCCACCTGTCGCACGGCGCCGGAGATGCTCTTCGGAGAAATGAATGGCGCATCGTCAGCGACGCAGCCGTCTTCATTGTGAAACGTACTGACCGTCGGCACCTCGAATCCCGCAGCCTCGATCTCGCCGATCATCCGTTCGGCCACTTCGCGGGAGTAGGGCGAGACATAGCCCACACGGCGGGAACGCAGCGCTCGAAGAGCAGAAAGAATGGCCGTGAAGGGATTTGTGACCTTCGCGCCCGGATGAACGTTACCGATTCGTCGCGCTAGCTCTTTGGGCCCGATGGCCATCGCGGCAGAGGTGCATCCCAGGGCGACAACGTCCGAAGGACGCATCGTGTTGATCAGCCGGAGGGACTCATCAAGGTTGTCGGCCTGCTTCGTCATTCCATCCAGAGTGACTGGCTGATTGCGCTCCCGGGATGCTGGGATGCGACTTTCGTAGAGCGCGACCCCCGGAACTGTCAGCATCGCTCGCGCTTCGTGTGAGAGCGACTGGTCGTTCGCAATGACAACCATTCCGATGTGCGCTCTCGAACCGAAGCCACTATCGATATCGTAGCGAACATCAGTCCAACGCTTGGCGTCCTGCTTGGCTTGTTGCGAGGACATATGACCTCCTAACCTTGTGTTTCTGGACTGGCTCTCTTCACGTCGCACGCAGTTTCGGGCGATGCAGTAAGACGGCTAACGACATTCGAACTCGGAGACGCCCCCTTACCGCTCGGCGCACCCGTGCGGGCCTAGCCACGCCATTCCCGAACCTCGGACATCATACCCGGTATACTCGGACTGCTTAGTTGCCTTGTCAAGCAGGGACCCTTGAAAAGACCCGATTGACCGTGATGGGGACTGCTGGTCGCTCCTAGCGGGCCGACCATCCCGATAGGGTCCAGGATCGTCAACGCGGCTCTGGTAAGCCCAGATGAACTTCGATCTGCTAATTGCGCAACAGTTCACGAAGGAATTGGCGAGTTCGCGCGTGCTCCGGGCTGGCAAAAAACTTGACGGGAGGAGCCTCTTCCACGATTTTCCCGCCGTCCATGAAGATGACCCGGTCCGCCACCTCGCGCGCAAATCCCATTTCATGCGTGACGCAGATCATAGTCATTCCTTCAGCGGCGAGGCCGACCATGGTGTCGAGAACCTCCTTCACCATCTCGGGGTCAAGCGCCGAGGTTGGCTCATCAAAGAGCATGACCTTCGGCTTCATACAGAGCGCGCGCGCGATGGCCACGCGCTGTTGTTGTCCACCCGACAGTTGAGCGGGGTACTTTCGTGCCTGCTGCGGTATGCGGACACGCTCGAGATTCTGCATCGCGAGCGCTTCGGCGGCATCGCGCGCCATCTTTCGCACCCGGATCAAGGCCAACGTACAGTTGTCGAGTACGGTCAGATGAGGGAACAAGTTGAACTGCTGAAATACCATGCCGACGTCGCGACGCACCTCGGCCAACCCCCTCATTCCCGCATGCAACTCCGTACCATTGACAGCAATTCGGCCTCTCTGATGGGTTTCAAGCTGATTGACGCATCGGATCAACGTCGATTTACCTGATCCGGATGGACCGCACACCACGATCCGCTCGCCAACAGCTACAGCGAGGCTGACGTCACATAGGACCTGGAAACTCCCGTACCATTTGGACAGACTCTCGATTAGCACGGCCGCAGGTTCCGCTGCTGTCCGCTGCTGGCCGCCAGCACTGTCCCATTCCGCGGTATCCGACATCATTTCGTCCTCCGTGGCCGCCTTTGTGACGGGTTTAGTGCGACGGGGCGAGTACTCCGAGGCGCCGCTCCAAACCCGTGACCAAAGCGACGGCTATCAATGCCAAACCAAGGATAAGAAGGCCGGCGACAAACATCGGTTCGGCATAACGGTATGTGTCCGACGCCACGTCAAACGCACTGCCGAGCATCTCCGGGACTGCGATCGCCGCCAGGTACGGCGTCGCTTTAAGGACGGAAACGGAATACGCGCCGAGCGGCGCGGCAACGTTGCGCAGCATTTGTGGCGCGATCACAAAGACCAGGGTGTCGCGCCAGCCTAGACCGAGGGTCTGAGCAGCCTCGCTTTGCCCGCGCGGTACGGCGTCTATTCCGGCTTTGAACACTTCAGACATATAGCCGGAGTAATAAAAGCCGAGACCGAACACGCCCACAAACATCGGCGGCAGAGTGACGCCATAGTAGGGAAGCACGTAGAACAGAAAATAGAGTTGAGCCAACACAGGTGTCGAACGAATTGCATCAATGACGAACTGAATGACTGGACGGACAAAAGCGTGGGAGCGTCGAAGGATCTCCCAAAGAAAGCCCATCGCCGCCGCGCAAATGAAGCTGAGGATTGCAACCAGCACCGTGTTGCCCAGGCCCTCCAGGATCCTCGGGACAATGTGCATGGCAAAAGCGAAATCAAAATTCATGGGAGCCTGCACGTCCCTTCGCGACCGACTTTTCGAGATAGCGTCCGAAGATCGTCACCGGATAGCAGATGATGAGATACGCAAGGAGAAGACCAGAGTAGATTGGCACCGGGTTGTAGCTCAATTGAGAGATCTCCTTCGCTCGAAAGGTCATATCGGATAACGTGAGCAATGAAACGAGCGAGGTACCTTTTATCAGCTGTATGCCTAGATTGATGAACGTCGGGATCATCGCGGCTATCGCCTGAGGCAATTCGATTAGGCACAGCACGGCGAAGCGGCTTAGCCCCAACGCAAGTCCGGCTTCGCACTGTCCCTTGTCAATGGCTTGAAGTGCCGCGCGGACTGACTGGCTGCCATAGCCTCCGATATTCAGGCCAAGCACCAACGAGGCGACAGCAATCCCTGATAGATAGATACCGAACGCTGGCAGCGAATAGTAGAACGCGTACAGCAGCACAATTACCGACGAACTGCGCCAGAACTCAATGACAGCGGTAACGCCCCAACGATAGATGCCACTTGAGAAATGCTGCAGTACGCCGGCGACAAGGGCGAACGGGACTGCATACAACAGCCCTAGCAAGGTCACACTCACGGTGATACCAACGCCGGAGTAAATGCCGAGTAAGATCTGCAGCAAGCTCATCTTCGCTCGTCCATGCTGCTACACTCAGCCCCCGAGTTGCCCCGCCGTACGGCTCGACATCGCAGTCGCGAACACCGCATCTTCTGAGCGTCCATCCCTTTGCACGACTTCCGTTCCGCTGGGCGCGCACCAGAGCTGCGGAAGGCGATTATAGTTGAAGTTCAATCCGGGCCGTTGACCCGTGGCATCAGACCCCTGAGCTCGATTAGCCAAGCACCTCTGACGACCTCGAAGACGAAACCGCCTTTTTAGTGCCGGCCGAGGTAGCCTGCTTGGTAGATCGAGGTACGGCCGAGATCGTTCGGATGCCAACGACCTCACCGCCGTTCGGCCAAGCTCGAAGGAGCGACCAACCGAAATCTGCCGCTCGCTCCCTTCACGCTCGACTTCGTCTCAACATTGACCGGTTGATATGGACCCGATATACTCGGTATGTCAAGCTCAGTTATGCTGCGGCCCTCGCCTTCGAATTGTGCAAACCAGCGTCTAGGGGCTCTTCCGGCGGCGGTTTGGGATGCACCCGCGGCCTAGCGAAGAAGCGTATGTCGGTGCGATGGGCGTAAGAACATAGGCGCTCCGGCGCCACCATCTCGGGACTGCCCAATGCCTGACCAATATCAGAATCGCCGGGTGTACGATATAAGACCGGCCGCACAAGTTGATACGGGCAACAGGAGATCAAGTTGGTCAACACAACCAACGCGAAGGCAAACCTGCGGAGATCCAAATTGATCGATGCCGCCAAGACGAAAACGGGGAAATCGAAGTTGGTCAACATAGCCAACGCGAAAGCAAAAAAGACTCAGTCTGCGGCGGGTCCTGCTGGCTCGCAAAATCTGCGTGCCAAGTTTCAGCACGCCTCACGCCCCTTGCATGAGATGGTCCGCATCACTCTACAAGAGCGCATTCAATCTGGAGCCTACTCCAGGGATATTGCACTACCCTCGGTGCCCACGCTGGCTGACGAATTCGGCGTCAGCGCGATCACCTTGAAACGAGCGCTTCGCGACCTGAAAATGGCAGGCCTGGTTCGCTCCGTTGCAGGGCTCGGCACGTTCATCCGCGAACAGGAGCGGTTTGTGCTCAATATGAGCGCTGCACTGAAGCTCTCCGGCATGAAAGACGATGCCCTGCGTTCCCGCCGCTCTCTGCGGATTAAGCTTCTTTCTATCGCTAAGAGCGAAATTCAGGAGCCGGCACTTCTGCCCTTCAATCCACCTACGCAAATTTATCTCCGCGTCGAAAAAATGATATTCGTCGACGAGATTCCTATCGCCTTCGATCGCGCATTCATCTCTCTGCCAATTGACCAAGATTTCATTGATTCACTTGGTGCGCGCTTTATCTATGAAATCATGCGTGGGCGTCAGATGCCGGTTATTTCCAACCGCATGATCATCGATGCGGCGCCGCCGGCTGAGGATGCTCAGGTCGCGCTAGGCATTCCCGACGGGTATCCAACCTTACGAAAATGTTATCACTTTGTGGCGGGTGCCCCGCCGATACGAGTTTATGGGATATCCGTTTCGCCTTTCGATCGCGTCGCGTGCTCGCTGGATTCATCGGAGGCGATCCACACTTGAACGGAGATCCGATCATTCCCTTATAGCATTGAGAATACTTGAAGCGAGCACGCTGGCACCAATTGCGAGAGCGTCCTCGTCGAGATCGAATTCGGAAGTATGGTGCGGCGCGATGATCCCACGGTCGGCATTACCGCATCCGACGAGAAAGTAACATCCGGGAACCCGCAGCAGGAATTCAGCCATATCCTCACCTGCCAACGTAGAATAGTCGACATTCGCATCGCAGACGCCACTCAGCGAGCCGGCCGCCGCGCTCCTCACGTTGGCAACGGCACTCGGGGCGCTAATGCAGGCAGGAATGGAGCCCGAAGCTTCCAATGATATCGAGACCTTGAACTGCCGGCCGATCGCTTCCGCGATTTCCTTCAAGCGCTCGAGGATAAATGCCCGGCTAGAGGGCGACTCGGTCCGCAACGTCCCCCCCGCTGAGATCATCTCGGGTATGACGTTGTGGATCGAGCCGGCTGCCAGTTGCCCTATACTGATCACTGCGGCTTCCTGAGCGTCAACTTCTCGCGCCACGAGATGGTAATTTGCCTGAATCAGCTGCGCGAGAGCGCCGACGGTATCATGCGCGAGATGCGGGATCGCGCCATGCCCACCACTCCCCTTTATGGTCCAGGACAGCTTGTCGCAAGAAGCAAAGAGCGCCTTTTCGGTAACCGCAAGCTGTCCGGTCTGAAGCTCGCTCCATAAGTGCAGACCATAACATTGCGCAGGATTATAGCGTTCAAGCACACCGTCCCGGATCATCGCCAGGGCGCCCCCACCGGGCTCTTCAGAGGGTTGGAAGCAGAGAACAAGCCGACCGGCCAAAGATTGCCTTTGCCGGGCAAGGATGCGGCCCACTGTAAGCGCAATGGCCATATGGCCGTCATGCCCACACGCGTGACTGTTGCCAGGAATTGTCGAGCGACCTTCACGGTCGGCCACTTCCTCGATAGGAAGCGCATCCATATCGGCGCGAAGCATGATCGTAGGGCCCGGCTCAGGCCCTTCGATCGACGCAACCAATCCTGATTGTCCGTAGGCGCGCTCGTCGACGTTGAAGTCCAGTTTCGTCAAAGCTTCCGCGACGAACGCTCTCGTACGCGGCAAATCGAATCCCAGCTCGGGAATTCGGTGCAAAGCGCGTCGGCACGTAAGAGCCCATTCAAAATCATCGTCCGCTATCAACGCTTCTTGCTTGAGATAGGATCTATAACTGCCGATCGACAAACTCGACCTCCGTGCTAACGATCAATTGAATTGCTCAACGCCGCCATGGTCATCTGGCACAGACAGCGGAGTAGGTGGCGTCCGGCATTTCAGCCTCTGAAAACCCATATTTCACCAAGATCTTCAACAGCGTGCCGTCAGTTCGCATCGACTTCAGTTGCTCGTCATAAGCGTTGCGGAAGTCGGCATCTTCCTGGCGGAAGGCGACAGCTGCGTAGTTGAAGCGTGGATTGCCCGCGGCGTCCCGTTTGCCCGTGAAAGGTGTGGCACGTTCAACGCCCTTATCTTTGATGTCGTTGTACAGAGCGGCGATGGACGCGGCGGTGGCCGAGACCGCATCGACGCGACCGGCAACGAGTGCCGAAATCGCGGCCTGATTGTCAGGAAACAGGATCTGCCGGTCGCTTGGCACGCCTGCCGCCAATGCGTCCGCCGCCGTGGTGAAGCCCCGAGCGGTTCCAATTGTTGCGCCGGGATTCTTCGCGACATCCTCATAGCTGTGCAAGTTCTTGGGGTTGCCGGCTTTCACCAACAACGCATCAGCCATTTTGATGTCTGGATCGCCGAACGCTACCAGTCGACAACGTTCGGGAGTGATGAATAATCCTGCCGTCACGACGTCCACCCGATGCGCCTGGAGTGCAGGGATCAGGGCGCCAAATTCCGTGCTGACGGCCTCGAACTTCTTTACGCCCATCCGGCTGAGCGCCGTCCGAAGCACATCAACGGAGAACCCGTTAAACTCGCCGTTCGCGTCCTTTAGTCCCCACGGCGCCTGATTATAAACGGCAACTCGGACTGAACCGGCGCTGAGAGCCTGCTGGTATGTGGAATCGGCATGCGCCGCCGTCGCCGCAATCAATCCTGCGCAAATCGCCAAACACGATGACAAGCTTGACTTGAGCATGACCGCCTCCTCAGCCTCCAGATCCGTTGACCATAAAGCTATACCCGGTATACCGTGTCGTCAATGGACCGGTACCGGGAATTGTAGCCGGTCGGATCGGAAGGGATCACGATGGCAATGAATCTGCAGGGTGAAGAAGTGGCGCGGAGAATGGAGAGGCTTCGCCAAGAGATGGCACACCGCTCCATTGACGCCTTCGTTCTGACTGATCAGTCCAACTTCGAGTACTTTACCGGATACAAGTCGCTGTTCTGGACTTCCAAAACACGTCCATTTTTCGCGGTCATCTTTGCCAACGACAGTGCGGCCATCGCAATCGCAAGCACGGCCGAGGCGCGGACCGTGAAGCAGTCGGCCGGAATGCCTGCAAGCCTCCGATTCGAATTCTACACCGGGTTCATCGAAGCGGGCCTAGCGAAGTTGCTGGAGGTTGTAACACCCAAGCTGCCCGCATCGCCGGTGATTGCAGTTGATTACGGCAATGACCACTTCGGCCGCGGATCGCTGGTACTCCCTCAAATGTGGCGATCGCATAGCCAGAAGGTCGAGGTCATCGACGGGTCAGCCACCATCTGGGCCGTACGCATGATCAAAAGCGAACTTGAAATCCAGTTGAAGCGGCAAGCCATGAAGGTTGCCACTGATGCGTTCTTCACGTGTCTTGAAACACTTAAGATCGGGGACACCGAGGAGCAGTTCGCCGTTTCGTTGAAACGCGAGATGCTTGCCCAGGGTGCAGAGAGCATACCATGGCTTCCGGTTCGATTCGGGCGCTCAGATATGGCGTATAGTCTCCGGCCGACGCAAAGAAAGTTGGCTGAAAACGACTACATCTGGGTCGACATCGGATGTGTTCGCGAGGGCTATATGTCCGATGTCAATCGAATCGCCAAAGCTGGTCGCGTAACGGTGGAAGAACAAGAAGCCTACGGAACTATTCGAAGACTGACGCTCGATTCGCTGCATTCCATCCGCGCCGGCATGACTGGAGGAGACGCGTTCAGAAAATGCGCGGAGCTCGCGTCCGCAACACCATTTGGTGCACCTGCCGGTGCGGCATCTCGCATTGGACACGGTTCAGGTATTGACCTAACCGAACCTCCTTCAATCATGGATAGCTCCGATGAGGTGATCAAGCCTGGCATGATCCTCCATATCGAGCCAAAGTATGAAACGGAACTTGGTGTATTCCAGCTTGAGGAGGTCGGCGTGGTCCGAGACGCTGGCATAGAAATGCTGACGATAACCGCGCCGGAGATATTTCCGACGATTAGATCCTGTGCATAGCAGCTGATCCAGATCGGGAAAGCATAGGCCGCGAAGAGGGTGACAACGTAACTCCGGGGGTTAGGGGATTGAATTGACCTAGCGATGTTCGATCTCCCGGACAGAAGGTATGGCAAGCGCTATTGGAGACTGCGCGCTCGCCGCAACAATTGCTACCGTAGGAGCGTACTACGCCTGCTTCAGCCCGGTCTGTCTACCCTGGTGCGAAAACCGGCCTCGAACTTCCGAGATGGACTTTGCCGAAGGCCAGCAGTTTCCGCAGTTGATGGTCGAGCGGTCTCGGGAGCAACTGGCGACCGCCCCGCACACGGCGCCATAGACTTTGCGATAGTGAGTAGCGAACGAGTCGTGCTTGGAAGTGAAGTTGATGGTCGTTTCAGGGCCGAAGCGAAGGAGGCGCTGAAGCAGCGCAAGCAAATGAAATGACCCATTCAAGAGAAACCTTGGTCACAGACGACTCGCCATAAGGCTTCAACCGTGCCAGTGGAATTTCGCGATCTACGCTGGGCGATCGCCGCGTCCCAGCACCGAAGCCTCCGCCAAGCGGCAGAGACGCTCAGGGTCAAGCAGTCGACGCTTAGTCGCTGCCTGCGCAATCTCGAGCACAAGGTCGGCAGCACGCTGTTCGAACGCACCAACGGCGGCACGCGACCGACTATCCAAGGTCTCGAATTCCTCGACGCCGCCCGGCGCATCGTGGGTGAGACGGAGGCCATAACGGCGCGCCTCAAGACTCACTCGCGTGGCGAGAGCGGCCGATTGATCATCGGCATCCATGCTTCCCTCTCAGCCGGCAATCTCCGGGCTACCCTCCTGGAGCACCGGCAGCGCTTCCCCGATGTCGATCCACATCTGGTCGACGGGACGGGAGACCAACTGATTTCCGATCTCGTCAATTCCGCGATTGATATCGCCCTCGTGGCCGAGCCCAATCCGAGGTGGAACGACAAGTCATTATTGGTCTGGAGCGAACGTGTCGTCGTCGCCCTTCCCGAACATCATCCGCTGACAGCCCGCAATGTGGTTCATTGGGGCGAACTGCGGCAGGAAACCCTGTTGTTGTCACAGCACGGCCCGGGACCGGAATTCCACAAACTGCTCATCAGCAAGTTGGGAGCTTCCGATCCATGCCCGGTGCTTCGTCATGATGTATCGCTCGATCGGCTCCTCACCCTGGTCGGCGCCGGCTGGGGGATGCTGCTGGCCTTGGAAGGTGCGACCGGCGCTGTCTATCCGGGCGTCACCTTCCGCGAGGTGCATGATGCAGAGGGCCCAACCCGGCTGAGCTTCCGCGCTTACTGGCGGCAGGCCAACGGCAATCCATCACTACGCCCATTCCTCGACCTGCTTCGTGAGCGTTATCCGGATCTCTCAGCTGAGCCAGGAACGAGCTGAACAGCACCTCGCCGGGCCTTCGCAAACGCTCGGTCGGTCGCCATAAAGCGCTCGATCATCGGCGAGATCAGTTTGGCGGGCTCGCCCAATGGCTGTCGACCTCGTCCTCGAGCCCGGACAATTGTCTCTGGTGTCCCCGTCCTCGCATTCTCGCCGACCAACATCGTGACCGTGTGCGTTGGGGACATTGATTACGCAGCGTCGATTCTTACCCAGGAATTGCTTGCGATGCACGGTATTGAACCGCTACCGCGGCGGGATTTTCGTCCGCGCGGGTAGGCGATCATCAAACCATCGAGCAGGTTCCCTCACGTGGGCTCGCTCTCCTGAATATCCTCCGGGATCTCCTGCCGGAGCTTCGGCCCTTGATTCAGCCGTCGCCCGAGGGCCGCAACGAAATTGTCGTAGCGCGCACCCGCCTGCGCCCGCGCCGCCTTCGCGGCCGGTTCGGGGAGTGGCGGTGACGTCGTGAGCCAAAACCGAACGAACAGCGCCAAGGTT
This region of Bradyrhizobium sp. CCGUVB1N3 genomic DNA includes:
- a CDS encoding DUF2274 domain-containing protein; translation: MSPTHTVTMLVGENARTGTPETIVRARGRGRQPLGEPAKLISPMIERFMATDRAFAKARRGAVQLVPGSAERSG